One window from the genome of Sulfurimonas crateris encodes:
- a CDS encoding pilus assembly FimT family protein, with translation MKKAFTMLELVFVIVVIGILAAVVIPRIGSNKLQEAAIQVVSHIRYTQHLALVDDRFDAGDPTWYRAHWQIYFKHDTDGSGDVVYTIYSNKDLDDMTVSVNPDADEIASSPLDRQNLTGDSLYANRTGSMNITDEYGIAIADMNTLMSNGCNQARRIFFDHLGRPLLQSNTSAYQTLLTSQCRITLTDGSDNIAIAIEPETGYACVLNSAGTDCI, from the coding sequence ATGAAAAAAGCATTTACTATGCTCGAACTTGTATTTGTAATTGTTGTGATCGGGATTTTAGCTGCAGTAGTTATCCCTAGAATAGGATCTAATAAACTTCAAGAAGCGGCTATACAGGTTGTCTCTCACATTAGATATACACAGCACTTGGCGCTGGTTGATGATAGATTTGATGCAGGTGATCCGACATGGTATAGAGCACATTGGCAAATTTATTTTAAACATGATACTGATGGAAGCGGTGATGTTGTATATACAATATACTCGAATAAAGATTTAGATGATATGACAGTTTCTGTAAATCCTGATGCTGATGAGATTGCAAGTAGCCCTCTTGATAGACAAAATTTAACTGGTGACAGTTTGTATGCCAATAGGACAGGGAGTATGAACATAACTGATGAATATGGTATAGCAATCGCAGATATGAACACATTGATGAGCAATGGCTGTAATCAAGCAAGAAGAATATTCTTTGACCATTTAGGAAGACCTTTATTACAAAGCAATACAAGTGCCTATCAGACATTACTTACTAGTCAGTGTAGGATTACATTAACAGATGGTAGTGATAATATTGCAATAGCAATAGAGCCAGAAACAGGGTATGCGTGTGTATTAAACAGCGCAGGAACTGACT